Proteins encoded in a region of the Novibacillus thermophilus genome:
- a CDS encoding MDR family MFS transporter, translating to MAGNALNRHIVMAAMMIATFLAAIEGTVVSTAMPAIVGDLFGLHLMNWVYSVYFLLSAITVPVFGKLADLFGRKKIFIIGTFIFLIGSTLCGLSQTMEQLIAFRVIQGIGAGALLPVTTTIVADVYPYAQRAKMLGFISLVWGISSIAGPLVGGFFVDQLTWHWIFFINIPFGITTVIMVTVFFREKLEVTQQRIDYAGALTFSAGMFCLLYAFQKGGEGNGWAAPATFWLFMASSVLLALFIRIQMKAEEPMIPLHLFRIRTISVANAIAFFVTAVLIGTTVYMPMWIQGVLGHGATVSGFIVTPMSVLWTIASFLGGKLLLRKGVKFTAVLGIFFLLAGTCLLALITPSTPLMVLPLITAIQGIAFGFVITMTTVTVQSAVDWSMRGVATALNTFFRNLGQTVGVALLGTYFNARVTAQLTQRGADSDIGSEQINELINPYNPQPLPEHLRNVLREALVSGIHSVFTALIAVSLIALLITLLLPRQQSPRESS from the coding sequence ATGGCAGGAAACGCCCTAAACCGACACATCGTCATGGCCGCGATGATGATCGCCACGTTTCTCGCAGCCATCGAAGGGACAGTCGTCAGCACAGCGATGCCGGCCATCGTAGGCGATCTTTTCGGCTTGCACCTGATGAACTGGGTCTACTCTGTTTACTTCTTACTGTCAGCCATCACTGTTCCCGTCTTCGGCAAACTCGCCGACCTGTTTGGACGAAAAAAAATCTTTATAATCGGGACGTTTATCTTCCTGATCGGGTCGACTTTGTGCGGTTTGTCGCAAACGATGGAACAACTCATCGCCTTCCGCGTCATCCAGGGCATTGGAGCGGGTGCGCTGTTACCCGTTACCACGACAATTGTGGCCGATGTCTACCCGTACGCACAACGGGCGAAAATGTTGGGCTTTATCAGCTTGGTGTGGGGCATATCCAGCATTGCGGGCCCGTTAGTGGGCGGTTTTTTCGTCGACCAATTGACGTGGCACTGGATCTTTTTCATCAACATCCCTTTTGGCATCACAACAGTAATCATGGTCACCGTCTTTTTCAGGGAAAAACTGGAAGTGACACAGCAACGAATTGACTACGCCGGCGCCTTGACATTTTCCGCCGGCATGTTTTGCTTGCTGTACGCCTTCCAAAAAGGTGGAGAAGGAAACGGCTGGGCCGCGCCTGCCACCTTTTGGCTCTTTATGGCGTCAAGTGTTTTACTAGCCCTGTTTATACGCATTCAAATGAAAGCGGAAGAACCGATGATCCCCCTTCACCTGTTCCGCATTCGTACCATTTCCGTCGCCAACGCGATCGCCTTTTTTGTGACGGCAGTACTGATCGGGACAACCGTCTACATGCCGATGTGGATCCAAGGGGTACTCGGTCACGGCGCGACGGTTTCTGGATTTATCGTCACCCCGATGTCCGTTTTGTGGACGATCGCTTCTTTCCTCGGCGGGAAACTTCTGTTGCGAAAAGGCGTCAAATTTACAGCTGTTTTAGGCATTTTTTTCTTACTGGCGGGAACATGTCTACTCGCCCTCATCACCCCGTCCACACCGCTCATGGTCCTCCCGCTTATTACCGCCATTCAAGGGATTGCCTTCGGGTTCGTCATCACAATGACGACCGTCACAGTGCAGTCGGCTGTCGACTGGTCCATGCGCGGCGTCGCGACCGCCTTGAACACATTCTTCCGCAACTTGGGACAAACGGTCGGGGTGGCATTGCTCGGCACGTACTTCAACGCGAGGGTGACCGCCCAGCTGACACAGCGGGGCGCTGATAGTGACATCGGCTCTGAACAAATAAACGAACTGATCAACCCGTACAATCCACAGCCGCTCCCTGAACACTTGCGCAACGTGTTGCGAGAAGCCCTCGTCTCCGGCATCCACAGCGTATTTACCGCTTTAATTGCGGTTTCCCTCATCGCTTTGCTCATCACGCTGTTGTTGCCACGGCAACAGAGCCCTAGGGAATCTTCGTAA